In Vigna angularis cultivar LongXiaoDou No.4 chromosome 8, ASM1680809v1, whole genome shotgun sequence, one DNA window encodes the following:
- the LOC108345295 gene encoding indole-3-pyruvate monooxygenase YUCCA2, protein MDYLKELEGKSAHDCYHQIKMNKMASPIFVPGPVIVGAGPSGLAAAACLKQKGIPSLIIERAECLASMWQFRTYDRLRLHLPKQFCQLPLMPFPKTLPSYPTKQQFLAYLKLYADHFDIKPAFSQDVVSAEFDHVCKLWRVKTQARHKRDETAEYLCQWLIVATGECAEEVRPQIEGMAEFEGTIQHTSSYKSGSRFCGKNVLVVGCGNSGMEVCLDLCNHNARPSLVVRDAVHILPQQMLGKSTFGLSMFLLKWFPMRFVDQFLLLLSHLMLGDTAQFGLRRPKLGPLELKSLYGKTPVLDVGTLAQIKNGKIKVCRGIKRLARNAVEFVDGKVENFDAIILATGYKSNVPCWLKGSDMFSEKDGLPRKPFPNGWKGENGLYAVGFTKRGLLGASIDAKRIAEDIEHSWKAEATHVLEYPCPLA, encoded by the exons ATGGACTACTTGAAGGAACTAGAAGGAAAAAGTGCCCATGATTGTTATCACCAGATAAAGATGAATAAAATGGCAAGCCCTATATTTGTTCCGGGACCAGTAATAGTGGGAGCTGGTCCCTCAGGGCTAGCTGCAGCAGCTTGTCTTAAACAGAAAGGTATTCCAAGCCTGATCATTGAAAGAGCTGAATGCTTAGCTTCAATGTGGCAGTTCAGGACTTACGATCGTCTCCGACTTCATCTCCCAAAGCAATTCTGCCAGCTCCCTCTCATGCCATTCCCCAAAACCTTACCTTCCTATCCTACCAAACAGCAGTTCTTGGCCTACCTAAAGCTCTACGCCGATCACTTTGACATAAAACCTGCCTTCAGCCAGGACGTGGTCAGTGCTGAGTTCGATCATGTGTGCAAGCTTTGGAGGGTCAAGACTCAAGCTCGACACAAGAGAGATGAGACTGCAGAATATCTTTGTCAATGGCTTATAGTTGCTACTGGAGAGTGTGCTGAGGAAGTAAGGCCTCAGATTGAAGGGATGGCAGAATTTGAAGGGACTATTCAGCACACCAGCTCGTACAAGAGTGGAAGCAGGTTCTGTGGGAAGAATGTTTTGGTAGTAGGCTGTGGGAATTCAGGAATGGAGGTTTGCCTTGATCTCTGCAACCATAATGCTCGTCCATCTCTAGTTGTTAGAGACGCG GTGCACATCTTGCCACAGCAGATGCTCGGGAAATCAACTTTTGGTTTATCAATGTTCTTGCTCAAGTGGTTCCCCATGCGTTTTGTGGATCAGTTTTTGCTTCTACTGTCACATCTCATGCTCGGAGACACAGCTCAATTCGGTCTTCGCCGTCCCAAACTTGGGCCTCTAGAGCTCAAGAGCTTGTACGGCAAGACACCAGTTTTGGATGTTGGGACACTGGCTCagataaaaaatggaaaaattaag GTTTGCCGGGGAATTAAACGACTAGCACGCAATGCGGTGGAGTTTGTTGATGGAAAAGTTGAGAACTTTGATGCCATCATTCTGGCAACTGGTTACAAAAGCAATGTACCCTGTTGGTTAAAG GGGAGTGACATGTTCAGCGAGAAAGATGGATTGCCCCGGAAGCCATTTCCAAATGGGTGGAAAGGTGAAAATGGACTGTATGCTGTGGGATTCACAAAACGTGGGCTGCTTGGTGCATCAATTGATGCAAAGAGGATTGCAGAAGATATCGAACATAGCTGGAAAGCTGAGGCCACGCATGTTTTGGAGTATCCTTGTCCACTTGCATGA
- the LOC108345085 gene encoding uncharacterized protein LOC108345085: MLLSSISSTKKFFQKTIKNFKSFFSPGYQRLPKTSPHGHFSYSVAASSAMDMTSNTSYQDTEKLYTDFSDQWESETEKTRRMKKKAVPALPSKQESEVYSGSYISLSNASQAQKKNKMEKKEESGGAKQNDRRRSLALEKGRHQKESSFMSMCMREHRYCMVEQKLRELEMLDMNNVEYVLDIEEVLHYYSRLTCPAYLEIVDKFFLEMYSELFGPSMRHASPSSVSRNNLRYQ; the protein is encoded by the coding sequence ATGTTGCTGAGTTCCATTTCCAGCACCAAGAAGTTCTTTCAAAAGACCATAAAGAACTTCAAGTCTTTCTTCTCCCCGGGTTACCAAAGGCTTCCAAAAACTTCTCCTCACGGCCATTTCTCTTATTCTGTGGCTGCATCAAGTGCCATGGACATGACCAGCAACACAAGTTATCAAGACACGGAGAAACTGTACACTGACTTCTCAGACCAATGGGAATCAGAAACGGAGAAAAcaagaagaatgaagaagaaagctGTACCTGCATTGCCATCAAAGCAAGAAAGTGAGGTCTATAGTGGAAGCTATATCAGCTTGTCCAATGCAAGCCAAGCtcagaagaagaacaagatggagaaaaaagaagaaagtggtGGTGCCAAGCAAAACGACAGGAGGAGAAGCTTAGCTCTAGAAAAGGGAAGGCATCAGAAAGAGTCATCATTCATGTCTATGTGTATGAGAGAACACAGATACTGCATGGTGGAACAGAAGCTGAGAGAGCTGGAGATGCTGGACATGAACAATGTGGAGTATGTATTAGACATTGAAGAGGTTCTTCACTACTATTCTAGACTCACTTGCCCTGCATATCTTGAAATTGTGGATAAGTTCTTCTTGGAAATGTACTCAGAGTTGTTTGGTCCATCTATGAGGCATGCTTCACCTTCCAGTGTTTCTAGGAACAACCTAAGATATCAGTGA
- the LOC108344836 gene encoding probable polyol transporter 6: protein MEENSAEEHHYYYPLPASAPKADSNLSDAEKGGTCAEENSLHNKPSTSQSNNPGINKYALGGAILASTNSILLGYDIGVMSGAALFIRQDLKITSVQVEILVGCLNVCSLIGSLASGKTSDLIGRRYTIMIAAATFLIGAILMGLAPSFLFLMVGRVVAGIGVGYSLMISPVYVAELSPALTRGLLTSLPEVFISVGILLGYVSNYAFSSLPNDINWRIMLGVAVFPAFAVALGVLAMPESPRWLVVKGRYEEAKQVLIRTSENKGEAELRLAEIQEAASASITGKDKGCSSSDSPNNSGTWHGQGVWKELLVTPTRPVFRILVAAIGVNFFMQASGNDAVIYYSPEVFKEAGIVNEKQLVGVTIIMGITKTCFVLISAMFMDRFGRRPMLMLGSCGMAMSLFLLGFGCTFLKLYGDTHDGLVIALCVVAVCATVSFFSIGLGPTTWVYSSEIFPLRLRAQGSSLAISVNRVVSGVVSMTFLSVSEAITFGGMFFVLGGVMVCATFFFYYFLPETKGKNLEEIEALFEDQTRPV from the exons ATGGAGGAGAATTCTGCTGAGGAACACCATTATTACTACCCTCTTCCTGCTTCTGCTCCCAAAGCTGATTCCAACCTCAGTGATGCTGAAAAGGGAGGAACTTGTGCAGAGGAAAATAGCCTTCACAACAAGCCCAGCACATCACAGAGTAATAATCCTGGCATCAACAAATATGCTCTTGGTGGTGCTATCTTGGCTTCCACAAACTCCATTCTCTTAGGCTATG ATATTGGGGTCATGAGTGGTGCTGCATTATTTATCAGGCAAGATCTCAAGATCACATCAGTCCAAGTGGAAATCCTTGTTGGGTGCTTAAATGTGTGTTCTCTAATTGGGTCTCTTGCTTCAGGCAAGACTTCAGATTTGATTGGGAGGAGGTATACTATAATGATTGCTGCAGCAACATTCCTGATTGGTGCTATTCTGATGGGGTTAGCTCCTTCATTCCTATTCCTAATGGTAGGTCGTGTAGTTGCTGGCATTGGTGTTGGTTACTCCCTCATGATTTCACCAGTGTATGTGGCTGAGCTCTCTCCTGCCCTCACCAGAGGACTTCTCACATCACTCCCTGAAGTTTTCATTAGTGTTGGCATTTTACTTGGTTATGTCTCTAACTATGCATTTTCAAGCCTCCCTAATGACATAAATTGGAGAATCATGCTTGGTGTTGCGGTCTTCCCAGCTTTTGCTGTGGCACTTGGTGTGTTGGCAATGCCTGAATCACCTCGCTGGCTAGTAGTGAAGGGAAGATATGAGGAAGCAAAACAGGTTTTGATTAGAACATCAGAGAATAAAGGAGAAGCTGAATTGAGGCTTGCTGAGATACAAGAAGCTGCTTCTGCTTCCATCACAGGCAAGGACAAAGGATGTTCTTCTTCTGATTCTCCCAATAATTCAGGAACTTGGCATGGACAAGGAGTTTGGAAGGAGTTACTTGTCACACCTACTCGCCCGGTGTTTAGAATCCTTGTTGCTGCCATTGGTGTTAACTTCTTCATGCAGGCTTCTGGGAATGATGCTGTGATATATTACAGCCCTGAAGTGTTTAAGGAAGCTGGGATTGTGAATGAGAAGCAGCTTGTGGGCGTTACAATCATCATGGGAATAACCAAGACATGCTTTGTTTTGATTTCAGCCATGTTCATGGACCGGTTTGGGCGAAGACCCATGTTGATGTTGGGCTCATGTGGCATGGCAATGTCTTTGTTCTTGCTGGGCTTTGGTTGCACATTCCTTAAGCTTTATGGTGACACACATGATGGATTGGTCATTGCCTTGTGTGTGGTTGCTGTGTGTGCTACAGTTTCATTCTTTTCTATTGGGCTTGGGCCCACAACTTGGGTGTATTCTTCAGAGATTTTTCCTCTTAGGCTAAGGGCCCAAGGTTCCAGCTTGGCAATTTCTGTGAACCGTGTGGTGAGTGGAGTTGTGTCCATGACATTCCTTAGTGTCTCAGAGGCAATAACATTTGGGGGCATGTTCTTTGTGCTTGGTGGGGTGATGGTGTGTGCgacattctttttttattactttttaccAGAGACCAAAGGCAAGAACTTAGAGGAGATTGAAGCTTTGTTTGAAGATCAGACACGTCCTGTCTAG
- the LOC108343799 gene encoding uncharacterized protein LOC108343799: MVLASISIVSSSSSFLSDSPSTSASTKTRPFLFPSSNRTSLFGFPRAPLPNATIRASSPSSSSAFTPQENGTPEQFLENNSIADFMRFKSGVEGGGSSELQTALVSYRKRFPWSLLSPFLQVDLVSTIHIADEEYFLALQKELESYDCVLFEMVASRESLESRRNATATKRLKSSRSKGFNILGCIQRQMAQILTLDFQLDCLNYQSSNWYHADLDYETFKLLQLEKGESFFSFAKDMTLRSTKAVLQPASIPEDLDPLRSKLLWASRVLPMPLVGLLIIGGVCTDVGSQASEYPEIEALSRLDFGAAMKVFLAKRLTSEFTLVTADVEEKSVIIGERNRVATEALKAAIDKGHNRIAILYGGGHMPDLGRRLREEFDLVPSNVKWITAWSIRKRDLNTNSFPFLKKIAKASGWPLNRYQTLALLIFSSVLALDLWFWELFFGTAVNWVSELGSELVQYVGNSPMI; the protein is encoded by the exons atggtgTTAGCTTCAATTTCAATTgtatcttcttcatcttcattccTCTCTGATTCTCCTTCCACTTCCGCTTCCACCAAAACCAGACCTTTCCTCTTCCCTTCCTCAAACCGAACCTCTCTTTTCGGCTTCCCCAGAGCACCCCTTCCCAATGCTACCATCAGAGCCTCatcaccctcttcttcttccgCTTTCACACCGCAGGAAAATGGGACGCCGGAGCAGTTCCTCGAGAACAATTCCATCGCCGATTTCATGCGGTTCAAAAGCGGCGTCGAAGGTGGTGGCAGTTCCGAGTTGCAGACGGCTCTTGTCAGCTACAGGAAGAGGTTTCCTTGGTCCCTTTTGAGCCCTTTTCTTCAG GTTGACTTGGTTTCGACAATTCACATCGCCGATGAAGA GTATTTTCTGGCCCTTCAGAAGGAACTTGAAAGCTATGATTGTGTCCTTTTTGAAATGGTAGCGAGCAGAGAAAGTTTAGAGAGTAGAAGAAACGCTACTGCTACAAAAAGGTTAAAAAGTTCACGCTCAAAGGGTTTTAACATTTTGGGATGCATCCAGAGACAGATGGCTCAAATTCTTACACTTGATTTCCAGTTAGATTGTCTCAACTACCAGTCTTCAAATTGGTACCATGCAGATCTTGATTACGAGACCTTTAAATTACTTCAG CTTGAAAAAGGTGAAAGCTTCTTCTCCTTTGCAAAAGATATGACTCTTAGGTCTACAAAGGCAGTATTACAGCCAGCTTCAATTCCGGAAGATCTTGACCCTTTGAGATCCAAGCTATTATGGGCTTCACGTGTACTTCCTATGCCACTTGTTGGCCTTCTTATCATTGGAGGTGTTTGTACAGATGTGGGAAGTCAAGCATCAGAATATCCCGAAATTGAGGCACTGTCAAGGCTTGATTTTGGTGCTGCAATGAAGGTCTTCCTTGCAAAGAGACTAACATCTGA GTTCACTCTGGTGACAGCAGATGTAGAGGAGAAATCAGTTATAATTGGTGAGAGAAATAGAGTAGCAACAGAAGCCCTAAAAGCAGCAATAGACAAAGGACACAATAGAATTGCAATACTTTATGGGGGTGGCCACATGCCAGATCTTGGGAGGAGACTAAGAGAGGAGTTTGATTTAGTCCCATCTAATGTGAAGTGGATAACAGCTTGGTCCATAAGGAAAAGGGACCTAAATACTAATTCATttccatttctgaagaagattGCTAAGGCCTCAGGCTGGCCATTGAACCGCTATCAGACATTGGCATTGCTCATCTTTTCATCAGTCTTGGCATTGGATCTGTGGTTCTGGGAGCTATTCTTTGGCACTGCAGTCAATTGGGTCTCTGAACTTGGCTCAGAACTTGTTCAGTATGTTGGTAATTCACCAATGATATGA